AGTCCTGACTGCTACCAATAATATCGCTTGGGGGTGTTTTAGAAATTTATATGAAAAATCTATTTACGGTTTATACCCAAGTTCCTTAGCTTTGTCCAGAGCGTCCTGCGCTTTGTCCGGTTTTCCCATCTTCATGTAAACCCCAACGAGCTGCCTCCAATAAACATTTTCGGTAGGAGCGCATTCAGATGCCTTAAGGAGATAGGTTTCAGCTTCAGCCAGCCTTCCTTCCAAATTGGAGTAAACAGCCGCTACGTTTGAGATAGCATCGCAATCGTCCGGATTCAATTTCAGACTGCCTAAGAACATCTCTTCAGCTTTTTCGTAGTTATCAGCCTTTAGATAAATTACTCCGAGGTTATACATGAGATTCGCGTTTTCGGGGTCCGCCTTCAGTGCCTTTTGATAAGTTGCCTCCGCTTCTTCAGATTTGCCCTGAGAGTCGAAATTTTGAGCAAGTTGCTGGAGAGCAGTTAAATTTCCCGGATCAAGTTCCAACACCTTGTTTAGATAACTATCTCCTTTTTCGTAATCATTTTCCTTTGAGTAAATTATTGCAAGGTTTACGAGTGATTTAATGTCGGTAGAATCTAACTCGGCAGATTTGATGAGATACATCTTGGCTGATTCGGCATCCTCTTTGTGCAAGTATAGAGAGGCTATCGTCGCATAAGCCTGCGCCCGCCCGGGGATTATGAGCGTGGCTTCTTCGAATGATTTTATCGCGGCAGAGAGCGCGGAATCGGCATTTGATGATTCCCCGTTCAGCACTGTGTTAAAAAGATTTGCACCCTCATTAAACTCATTTATCCAATGAAATTCGCTTTGATTCTCAATTTCAGCTGCAAATTTAGGCGATATGGATAAAGACTTATCGAACATCGCTCTCATGTCTTCCCATCTTTCCTGCTTCGCATAAATGTTCATACCGAGCCAGTATGAAGGAAAGGGATTAGCTGTCTCATTTTCAACCGCAAGGAGAGCCTGCTCCTCGGCGCTTTCCAAATTATTTTCTTGTAAGTAGGACTTCGCCGACCTCATTTCAATGCTGCCGCAGGCTGCAAAGTAAGCTCCCATAAAGAGGATGCTCATAATAAAAATTGATAATAATTTTGTATTCATTTTATTGTCCCGGAATATGTGTTTAAACGCTATAGCTTAACTTTTATTTTTTTTTGAGTCAAGGATTTTATCTTTCAGGTTGCCATAAGGAGGATAAATAATTCCCTCATCAGTGATGAGTGCGGATACCAGATTATGCGGAGTAATGTCAAAAGCAGGTGAATATACCGTTGTGCCTTCGGGGGCGGTGGTTCTACCAAAGCCTTGCGTTACCTCTTCCGGGGCTCTTTCCTCTATCGGTATCTGCTCCCCGCTCCGGGATTCAAAATCTATGGTGGACAAAGGGGCAGCTACGTAAAAGGGGATATCATGATATTTTGCAAGTACTGCAACGGAATACGTCCCGATTTTGTTGGCGACGTCGCCGTTATTGGCGATTCGATCAGCTCCTACAATGACGAAATCAATCTTGCCCTGCGCCATAACATGACCCGCCATATTATCGGTTATCAATGTGGTATCGATACCCTGATTCTGAAGCTCCCAGGTTGTGAGCCGCGCGCCCTGGAGCAGAGGCCGGGTTTCGTCAACATACATTTTAATAGATTTATTCAATTCAACGGCGGAGAAAATAACGCCGAGAGCCGTACCGTAATCGCCGGTGGCAAGTCCTCCGGCGTTGCAGTGGGTCAGCCCCGTGCCCGACTCCGGGAGAATTGCTGCGCCGTGAGCTCCTATCTTCTTACACGATTCTATATCCTCGTTCAATATCGCTTCCGCCTCATCCAGCAATATCGACTGCATCCGTTCAATGCCCGCATCCGTAAATTTTTCTGCCTTTTCCATCATTCTCCGTATAGCCCATTCTAAATTTACGGCTGTAGGGCGGGTAGCTGCGAGGAAAGCAGCCACCTTTTCGAGATGCTCTTTGAAGTCGCTGATGTTATCTCCCCCGAATTGCCGAGATCCGAGGACAATACCAAACGCTCCGGCGATACCGATAGCCGGTGCGCCCCTGATTCTCAAGGATTTAATCGCCTCAGCTATCAGCTTGTAGTCACTGATTTCAAGTACCTTAACTTCACCCGGAAGGAGCGTCTGATCAATCATCATAACCCTGTCGTCATTCCACTTGATGGTAGCGGGGCGACTCATTATCAACCGCCGGTGCCGATCAGCTGGACTATTACCCTTCTCTCGCGGGGTTTATTATCAAAATCAAGCAGGACAATCTGCTGCCACTGACCGAGGATCAGACGTGCCTCAGAAAAAGGCACCGTCAAGGAAGGACCGAGCAGCGAAGCGCGGACGTGCGAATGTCCGTTGCCGTCATGCCAGGTCTCATCATGTTTGTAGACAGCGTTTGCAGGTGCGATCTTGTCGAAGGATTTTGGAAAATCCTCACGAAGGCCGGGTTCAAACTCAATAGTTGTAACTGCACCGGTCGCACCGGGGACAAATACGGTTGCACTGCCTTCAACAAATCGGTGTTCTTCGATCGCCTCCCGGATGTAGCCGGTAATATCGATCATGTCGGCATCACCCTTGGACGTTACGTGGAACTCGGAGGTGACTACTTTCACTTTAACAGCGGAGTATCGTCAAATCTGGTCAACCGTATCATACTATCGAAACGCTGATTTATTTCTTCAGGAGTTACTTTCAGGAGAGCCTCGACGCCGAAATCTTCTACACAAAAGGATGCGAGAATAGTACCGGTAACCATAGCTCTCTTGAGGTGATCTTCGCTGACAGAATCCACCATCGCAATATAAGCCATGAGCGCGCCGGCAAAGGTATCTCCAGCCCCGGTAGGGTCACGAACTTCTTTTACAGGATAAGCGGGCAGGTGAAACTCGAATTCCTCTCCGAATATTGCAGCCCCGTCAGCGCCTTTTTTCACGATTACAAACCTTGGACCCTGTTTTAACATCATTTTCGCCGCTGTCGGAATATTGCCGTTTCCCGAGAGGAGTTTAACTTCCTCATCGTTGACAAGCAGAATATCTATTTTTTGTATCAGAGACCTAAGCTCTTCGAGCGCTGTGTCAATCCAGAGATTCATTGTATCACACGCGGTGATTTTGGGTTCTTCGAGCTGGCTCAAAACATTTAATTGCAGCGCCGGATGGATATTCCCGAGCAGCAGATATTTCGATTTCCTGTGAGTATCGCTAAGTACAGGATTAAAATTTTCAAATACGTTGAGATTCGTGAACAGTGTTTTTCTCTCGGAAAAATCCTCGGAATAGACTCCGCCCCAGCTGAACGTCTCTCCCTGCTCGGTCTTCACTCCGGTAGTATCTATCCCTCTTTGGTTCATAGTCGTAAATATATCCTTTGGATAGTCTTCACCTACCACTCCGACCATACTTGTATAACTGAAGAGTGAAGCCGCTAATGAAGCGTAGTTCGCAGAGCCTCCGAGAATCTTTTCCCTGCTCTCTTTGGCAGTCTCTATTGAGTCAAATGCGACTGAACCCACTATGAGTAAACTCAATAAAAATTCCTAACTGTTAGTAATCCAATAAATAAGTAAGAATGAATTAGGCTAAACTGTTACGGACGTTCGAATATCCTGTCTGTAAATCATATTAAACGACCGGGTAAGGATTTTAATCTATTGTTAACTTAAATGTAATCGGAATAGATATCCAGACGCCTACCGGTTTGTCTCTTTGCTTTGCAGGCTTGAACCTTGTTCTTTCCACGGCGCTCATGGCAGCTTCATCTAAACCCGTGTTAGGAATACCGAGCTGAATTTTAACCTCCCGAACAATCCCTTTATCATCGATAAAAGCGCGAACTATTACCATACCTTCTATCCCGGCCTCACGGGCGATCTCAGGATATTTCGCTCTATTCTTTATCCCTTCGTAACCGCCGATAGGCAGAGGATCTTCGTCGTAAGGAATAAATTCGATTAAGCCTGCATCCGGAGCGGGAGGAGGTTCTATCTCCGAGAACATATCGATCGTAGTCGGATCGATTGTAACGTCATCGAGGAGTTCATCGCTCTCTGATTCCACCGGTATAGACGGACGAGCCGGAGGCGGGGGGGCTTCAAACTGCTGAGTTACGTCCACCTTTTCTATATTTATCTCGATTCTGGGAGGTGTCAACTTGACTCTTTTTACACGAAACCTCGGATAGGTTAGTCCTAATGTAATAAGCAGGAAGAAAGCTATGATAAATCCTATTTCAAGCAGTCGGCGGTATCGCACCTTCAAACTTATTTCGGGTTTTTTGTAATCCATCAGCTGGAGCCACGCTTGGCAGAGTAGTTGACTCTCAATGTTCCCGCTTCCCGTAATTCCTGGTGGATATCACTCACAATTCCGAAGTCTGCCTGTTGATCCACTTTCATCGAAACTATCAGTTGTGGATCTTTGACGAAACGTTCGTACATTACGTTTCTGACGTCGCGTGTGCGCACAAGTTTATCGTCGACGCTTATATCTCCGTTCCGTGAAACCCAGATATATGACACATGCCTCTTCGTCCCCAATTTCTCAATTTTCCGCGCGTGCGGTAAATTCAGCGGAAGACCGTCAAACTTCTTTAGAACAGTAGTGACCATAAAAAAGATAAGAAGCATGAATACGATATCGGGCATGGAAGCTGTCGGTATCCCCTCGAACACCTTCCCTTTTTTCTCAAAATGCATAATTAGAACTCCGGTTCGGCGATTGAGATTCTTGTCGCATTTGCCATCTTAAGTTGATCGAGGACGGAAACGAACACCTGATAATCGGTTTCCCTATCTGTTTTTACGGAGATTATAAGATTTTTATTGTTCAGAATCTTAATCCTGACCGTTCTTGCAATTTGAGTAAGCGGTATAAACTCCTCATCCAACATTATGTTGCCTGCGGCGTTAATCAGCAGATTTGAGATGTTTTCTTTTGGAATCTCCTTTTCTTCTCCGGGCGCCGGCAGCACAAGCGTTAGACCCTTGTCCATGTCGATGGTCGTTGTTACAAGAAAGAAGATGAGTAACAGAAATGCTATGTCCGCCATGGAACTGGTCGGGATTTCCGCGGGTCGTTTTTTTCTCTTTTCTAAGATCATCTTATTTTGCCTTTAGAGCTGCTCCGGGCTGCTCTCCGTCGGCTGTGATTTTAGAGATCCCTCTTCTAATTCTATAAGCGATTCGACAAGTTCAACAGAACTTTCTTCCATGTCGATTATAAGTCTGTCAATTCTGGAGACGAAGAAATTATGCGTCGTTTGTATTATCATCGCAACAATAAGACCGAATAAAGTGGTCAGCAGCGCTTCGGAAATACCACCCGCAACAATAGAGGGAGAAATGTCGTCAGCTGCGGCGATGTCCTGAAAGGCATTTACCATGCCGGAAACTGTTCCGGTGAACCCGAGCAACGGAGCAATTGTGGCAATTGTAGCAAGCCAAATCAGATTGCGCTCGAGAAACGCCATCTCTATAGTGCCGGCGCTTCCGATAGCTTTTTCAACAGCTTCTATACCTCTTTTAGCACGCATCAAGCCGGCATAAAAGAGCGAAGCTACCGGGCCTTTAGTGTTAGAGGAAATTTCCATAGCTCCTTCAAAGCCTTTCTCGTTCAAAGCTACTTTTATTTTCTGCATAAAATTTCGGGTATCGATCGATGCATCAAGCAGAGTCCAGAGCCTCTCAATGCTTAGTGCGATACCGAGTATGAAAAGGATTAGAATTGGCCACATAAAGGGCCCGCCCTGAAGAAATAAATCAATCATAAATTATTAGCCTCCGAATTATTTAATTCCATCAATTATTAATAATGATCCTAATTCACACAGCTCCAATGGGAGTCAAGTGTTATGAACTACGAAGGATAAAAATAAAAATCGCAATTGTCAATATTTATATCTACTAATTCGAGTTTTCTTTCATTCCCAATACCGCATCGGAAAGCGCTTTCGCTTCCGGAAGTAGTTCAAGAGCCCGTTGAAGCTGATTGTCGGTCTGAATCTTTACCTTATAGCGTCCGTTTCTTCCGAATAGTGATCCGGCGATTTCCGACTTAATCAGATTCTTCAGGTAATCACTGTCTGCATCTAAAGATTTTTCATTTAATTCAAAACCGGATTCTTCTAAAGTTGACACGAAATCCTCAATCATCCCACCGGAGACCTGAAATTCGCTTATGAACCAATTTTCATCATCGCCCAACTCCGGGTGACGGGAAGCGTATTCTGAGGCATAGCTGAAGACGAATCTTTTGGGGTCTCTCAGGAGCTCAATAATGTTTTTAGACAAGTTCAAACCGGAGGGAACGATGATATCGGGCGTTATGCCTCCTCCTCCGCGAACCAATCTTCCCGATTTGGTATTGAACACAGGTCGATCATCTTTTTCCGGCTCGACCTGATTTTGTGCGTCGTTACGAATGTCTTCGTAGTACTGTTCAATACCATTTTCATAGGATCTCTGAATCAATCTCCCGCTCGGTGTATAATACCTGGCAATAGTTACCCTTATAGCCGAGTCGTCTTTCATCTTCCACTGTCTTTGGACAAGCCCCTTTCCGAACGTAGTCTCTCCGACAACTAATCCCCTATCGAGGTCTTGAATTGCGCCTGCTACAATCTCGGAGGCGCTTGCTGATCCCCGGTTTACAAGCACGACGAGGGGGAAGCGTTCGTGAGTTCCTTTGGAATTGGAATAGTACTCTTCATTAGCGCTCGATACTCTGCCCTTTGTGTATACCAGAATCTCACCGCCGCCGATGAACTTATCAAGCACGTCGACCGCTTTGTCGAGATAACCTCCCGCGTTCGAACGAAGATCCAGCACCAAATTCTTCATCCCCTGATTTTCGAGGGATTGCAAAGCCGTTTCAATTTCATCGCTCGTAGTCCTTGAAAATCTGCTCAAAAGTATATATCCGATCTCCTCGTCTATCATAAATGACGAAAGAACGGAGTAAATCGGGATTTCGTCCCGAACTATTGTGAGTTCAAAATCATCGTCGGTTCCTTGCCTTCTGATAGAAACGACAACTTTTGACCCTTTGGGACCCCTGAGTTTGGAAAAAACCTCTTCATAATTGATGTCTTTTGCGGACTCTCCGTCAATGGCGACGATCTTATCGCCGGGTCTGATGCCGAGTTTATCGGAAGGAGAACCCGCGATGGGAGCTATTACAGTGATATATCTGTCGAGAATGTCGAACTCGATTCCGATACCCTGAAACTTTCCCGCAAAACTTTCTTCGCTCTTTTTGAATTTCTCCTTGTCGATATAAACCGAATGCGGATCGAGCTGAGACATCATTCCGCGATAGGCGCCTTTCATGACTTTATCCCAATCCACTTTTTCCACATAGTATCGGTTCATAATCTGGATGATGTTCTCAAAAACTTCCAACTTGAGGTACAGGTCCGAAGCGGAATGAACGACCTGATTGCCGGCAAAACCCAATACGAAGCTTAATACGATAATCGCCGATATTTGGATACGTCTCTTCATCAAAATTCCTTCAAATTTCAAAAATTTGTGCTGCTGTTCCGTTTTGCAATTAAACTACTCGATCCCATTATTCGTTCCAAGGACTGCCAATATATAAACATTCTTTCCAATATGCAATGTCATCTACCTCACAATTCAGCCGGACAGCAACAGACTATTCAGCAGGGTGTCAAAAGATTCTTTACCCCATGTCAGACTGAACTTAATCCTCAAATAATATACGTCCGTCTCCCCTAAAAAGTTTGAAGGAAGTTTTATAGAATCCTTCTCGGTGGTCAAAAGAAATTCAGAGTTCGAGGCAGCGTGTTGAGACTTAATTCTATCAAAATCCGATGTTGTGTAAGCATGATGATCGGGAAACGATAAAAATGAAACATTTTTCGGCTGGAAGGAAGTGAGTAAATCGCGGAAACTTTCGGGATTACCGATACCGCAAAATGCCGTTAGTCCCGCTCCCTTTAATCTCGAAAAACCGATCTCTTCGCCTGTCTGTATATTGATCATCTTATCCGCTTCTTTCAATCCACCGCAAATAACGGCATCTTTCCGTAAATACTTTCGGAAACTTTTTGCTTCCGTTTCTTCACCCATCACAACTACAACGTCAGCCCTCCTGAGGGAATTCAAGGGCTCTCTTAATCGTCCTATCGGAAGAAGAAGACGGTTCTTTAGTTTTTCGTTCGTATCCACGATGACAATGTCCAAATTTCTGTGGATTCCTCTGTGTTGGAAGCCGTCGTCGAGAATTATAATTTCAGATTGCCCATTATCTACCGCCGCCATGGCGCCGCGGTACCTGACAGAGTCAATTACAACTGTTATCTCACCAATCCTATTTTTAATCAAAAACGGCTCGTCGCCTGATTCACGCCAATCGCTTATGGAAGTTGAGGAACCGTAAAACTTCGGCCCGCTGCCGGTTCTTCCGTACCCTCTCGACAGAACAGCCGGTATCTTTCCCTGAGAGGAAAGCGATTCAATAAGCGATAGAACCAGGGGGGTCTTTCCGGTCCCTCCGGTGGATAGATTACCCACGCTGATCACGAATGCATCGACCTTCTTCGCAGGGAGGACATTAACATCATATAGAAAATTTCTCAGGAAAATGACACTCCTGTACAACAGCGAAAGAGGAAAAAGAAGGGGGAAGAAAAGTATGGCTCTGATTACGAAGGAGATCGGATTATCTCCTTTCTAAGATGCTATATTTCGTAATATTGATTTTGCGGCTTTCATCGATGCCCCCGGTTCCCCGAGAAGTTTTTTAACCCCGGATAACTTGTCCGACATCGCACTCGAAATATTATCGTTCGTTATGATAGAAAGAGCTTCTTCGGCGAGTCTATCCGCTGTCAGATCGGACTGTAGAATCTCCGGAGCAATATTTTCACCTGCCACGATATTAACCAGACCGATGCTGTTTATGTTTACAAGCAGATTTCCAAGGAACCAGGAAATCGGCGATAACCTGTAAACTATGATCAGCGGAGTGCCGAAAAAGGCTGATTCGAGCGTTGCGCTTCCCGAAGCCACGATGAGCAGATCAGAGTGTTTCATGACGTCATGAGTATCTGTTGAATGGACGGCGTATTTACCCTGTTCTATACTTGAGTAAATTTCTTTATCAAGGGCGGGCGAAAGAGAGGTTACGGATTGTAATTCAGTTGAGTTGCTTCTCATTTTCTCTACGGCTTCGAGCATTGTCGGATATAGTTTTTCCACTTCCTGCAATCTGCTGCCGGGCAATAATCCGATTAAAGTTTTTCTTTCATCGAGTTTATGCTTTTCAAAAAATTCTGCCTTTGTGCTCGTATTATCCAGCCCTTCGAGCATCGGGTGCCCGACAAATTCCACGTTAATCCCATAGTCTTTGTAAAGTTTTTCCTCAAAAGGGAATACGACAATCATCAGATCCACGAAACGGGCGATTTTTTTTATCCTGCTCTTTCCCCATGCCCAAATCTGCGGGCTGATGTAATAGATAACCTTACACCCGAGTTTTTTTGCTCTTCGGGCTAATTTTAAGTTGAAACCGGGATAGTCGATCAAGACTACGGCACTCGGGCGATTCATCTCTATCCAGTGTGTCAACTCGTTCAACACTCTTCTGATAAACGGAAGATGTTTGATAATTTCACTAAAACCGAGAAACGACATTTCACGCACATGATGAAGAAGATCGACTCCGGCTGACTTCATATTATCGCCTCCGATGCCGGTTATTTTGATTCCGGGGGATAGCTCTTTTAACTCAACGACAAGCTTTGCGCCCTGGATATCTCCGGAGACTTCGCCCGCAACTATAAGGATAGAATCTGATTTCACGATTTACTAATGCGAAAGGGCATCGGGATATTACATGGAACTGTTATTTATCGACGTTATGATTTGCGACGCGGTTTCAAGTGCCGCCAAACCGTCTTCACCTGTTACCACAGGTTCTTCATCGTTTCGAATGCAGTTAACAAACGCGGTGAGCTCCGCTAAGAGCGGATTCTCCTCGACTATATCGGGAGAATCGAGATAGATGCCTCTTGATTCATCACCTAACTGTATTTCAGAAACTTTGATTCCTCTACTCTGAGAATTTTCGGAACCCAAACCGTAAATGCGGGTTTCGTTTTTTAAGAAATCGAGCGTGATATAAGAATTTTTCTGAAATATCCTCATCTTCCTCATTCCCTTCTGGCTGATTCGGCTTGCTGTGAGATTGGCGACGCATCCGTTTTCAAACGTCAGTCTGGCATTGGCGATATCCACATTATCCGATATGACCGAGACTCCATTGGCGTCTACTTTGACAGGCTTAGAACCGTTCATGTGTAAAACGAGGTCGATATCGTGAATCATCAGGTCGTGGACTACCGCAACGTCCAAATTGCGGGGTTGGAACTGCATCAACCTGTGGCATTCGATGAACATCGGTTTAAGGTTCATTCCGGTTAGCGCTCTATAAGTCCCGCTGAACCTTTCGATGTGTCCAACTTGTATAGTCCTGCCGTTCTCTCTGGCGATTTCGACTAATTTGCGCGCATCTTCGACATTATCGCAGATCGGCTTTTCGATGAACAAGTTGAGTCCATGCTCAAATGCCGAAACCGCAATTTCGTAGTGTGTGTTCGTCGGAGTTACGATCGATACGGCTTCCGCTTCAGCGAATAATTCTTCCCTCGAATTGAATGATTTCAGTCCGGTAGAACCGGCTACTTCTGAGGCAGTCGTGTCATCTATGTCGAAAAATCCGACGACCTCGACGTCTTCTATCTCCAGAAGATTGCGGATATGGTAAGAGCCTAAATGCCCGACACCAATCACGCCTATTCTTATAATTTTCATTCCTGCACTTATGTTGTTAATCAGAGAGAAAAATATATCAGGTGTTAACCGCATTTCCAAACTATAAAAGTATATAGGTTTAACGGCGGTAAAAATCTACGTTAATGCATGTAAAATTAGTTTTTGAGTCTATTTCCGATTATTTTGTATGGGTACATCTTTCGAAGAAAGATCGGGCGTTGATATTTGAGATAATAAATTCTTTGCCGATAATAAGCAATGAGGCAAAGGATGAGCAAAAATAACTTAAAGATTTTTTCTTATTTATCTCTTAATTTGAAAGAGGGAGACTCCTATATAGTGATTGTAATACTTCTTTCAGCATTGATGCTTTTCAGCTCTCAAGGGCAGTCAAGTCCGGTGGACAATGAATACACGGACATGGTGAGCCGGGCTGACAGGCTGTTCTGGGTTGGCGAGCTCGACAGCGTAGGAGAATTCGGCGAGATTCTAATTGACAAATTTCCGGAGAAAAGCGAAGGATATAGAATATTATGTATGTACTGGATAAGCGAGAATGATTGGGACAAAGCCATTAAATGGGGAAAGAAAGCGGTCAAGGCAGAAGAAAATTCAGGTATGGCTCACCATTGGCTTGGACGGGCGTTCGGGTTAAAGGCAAAAAATTCTTCGAAGTTCAGAGCGGCGTTTCTCGTCGGTGACGTTAAAAAACATTTTATAAGGGCGGCGGAGCTCATGCCTGATTATATCAGAACACATGAGGATCTGTTTAATTTCTATTCAGGTTCACCGAAAATTGCAGGAGGATCGAGGGAAAAGGCGGAAGAGGAATTGGAACACATCAAAAGTTTGGATCCTTTCAGGGGATCGGAAATGAAAGCGAATTATTATCTCTCGTTAGGGGAAAATAATCTAGCTGAAAAGGAGATAGAGCTTGCGATAGCCCACGACAGCACTGATTTAAACGTTCGCTGGACGAAGACAAACATACTTATGAGCATAAACAGGTTATCCGCCCGGAAACAGCTCAGACTGATAAAGATCATGTCCCCTGATGATTCTCTCAAAGTATTCTATAAGCTCGGTTTGACGTATCTGTTTGAAGGAGACAGCCTGTCCACCGGTGTCAATATTTACTCCCGTTATATTTCCAGCCCGAGAGCGAAATCTGACCCTTCATATCCTGCATCTTTCTGGCGGCGGGGAATGCTATATGAAAAGGCGGGTGACCTGCTTAGGGCAAAAACGGATTACGAAGAGTGTTTAAGTATAAATCCAAGTTTCAACCCCGCCAGAAGATCATTAGCGAAAATAGTTAAAAGAATTGGAAAAATGGAAAAGTGATTTTGTCTTCGTTGATGTTTAAATCTAAGATCTGAATTTAAAGTGCAGGATATCTCCATCTTCGATAATGTGATTTTTACCGACCGTCATCACCAAGCCTTGATCGCGTACAGCTGACTCGGATCCGAACTCGATCAGGTCTTCATACTTGATAATGTCCGCTTTGATAAATCCCTTTTCCATGTCCGAGTGGATCTTCCCTGCCGCTTCGGACGCTTCACTGCTCTCGATAACGGTCCATGCCTTAACTTCGTCAGATTTCGTAGTAAAATATGTTATCAGGTTCAACAGCTCGTAACCGATAGTTACAATATTATCCAGTCCGGATTCGGTAATTCCCATTTCAGCCGAATAAGCAGCTCTTTCTTTCTGCGGAATCTCAGCCAATTCAGCCTCTAATTTGCTGCAAAGAGTGATAATGGGAACCTGCCGTTCTTTAGCGGCTTCAGAAACCTGTTTCAACAATGCATAGTTGTCGTCTCCGATTGCGCCCTCCCCGATGTTTGCCACGAAGAAGTACGGTTTGGAAGAGAGCAGGAACAACTGGTCGATCAAATCCTGCTCGTCATCATCCACAGGGATGCTGCGGGCGGGTATCCCCTCGTTTATTTCGTCCCTGAACCCGGTTAAGAACTCAACCTCTTCGCTCTCTTTTTTATTTCCCCCCTTGGCTGTTTTTTTTGTCTTTTCGATTCTTTTATCAAGAGTCTCCACGTCCTTCAGCAGCAACTCGAGCTCGATAACTTCTATATCTCTTTTCGGGTTCAGC
This genomic interval from Candidatus Neomarinimicrobiota bacterium contains the following:
- the lpxK gene encoding tetraacyldisaccharide 4'-kinase; this translates as MYRSVIFLRNFLYDVNVLPAKKVDAFVISVGNLSTGGTGKTPLVLSLIESLSSQGKIPAVLSRGYGRTGSGPKFYGSSTSISDWRESGDEPFLIKNRIGEITVVIDSVRYRGAMAAVDNGQSEIIILDDGFQHRGIHRNLDIVIVDTNEKLKNRLLLPIGRLREPLNSLRRADVVVVMGEETEAKSFRKYLRKDAVICGGLKEADKMINIQTGEEIGFSRLKGAGLTAFCGIGNPESFRDLLTSFQPKNVSFLSFPDHHAYTTSDFDRIKSQHAASNSEFLLTTEKDSIKLPSNFLGETDVYYLRIKFSLTWGKESFDTLLNSLLLSG
- the lpxB gene encoding lipid-A-disaccharide synthase, whose translation is MKSDSILIVAGEVSGDIQGAKLVVELKELSPGIKITGIGGDNMKSAGVDLLHHVREMSFLGFSEIIKHLPFIRRVLNELTHWIEMNRPSAVVLIDYPGFNLKLARRAKKLGCKVIYYISPQIWAWGKSRIKKIARFVDLMIVVFPFEEKLYKDYGINVEFVGHPMLEGLDNTSTKAEFFEKHKLDERKTLIGLLPGSRLQEVEKLYPTMLEAVEKMRSNSTELQSVTSLSPALDKEIYSSIEQGKYAVHSTDTHDVMKHSDLLIVASGSATLESAFFGTPLIIVYRLSPISWFLGNLLVNINSIGLVNIVAGENIAPEILQSDLTADRLAEEALSIITNDNISSAMSDKLSGVKKLLGEPGASMKAAKSILRNIAS
- a CDS encoding Gfo/Idh/MocA family oxidoreductase; translated protein: MKIIRIGVIGVGHLGSYHIRNLLEIEDVEVVGFFDIDDTTASEVAGSTGLKSFNSREELFAEAEAVSIVTPTNTHYEIAVSAFEHGLNLFIEKPICDNVEDARKLVEIARENGRTIQVGHIERFSGTYRALTGMNLKPMFIECHRLMQFQPRNLDVAVVHDLMIHDIDLVLHMNGSKPVKVDANGVSVISDNVDIANARLTFENGCVANLTASRISQKGMRKMRIFQKNSYITLDFLKNETRIYGLGSENSQSRGIKVSEIQLGDESRGIYLDSPDIVEENPLLAELTAFVNCIRNDEEPVVTGEDGLAALETASQIITSINNSSM
- the ychF gene encoding redox-regulated ATPase YchF, producing the protein MGFSCGIVGLPNVGKSTIYQALTSTEVTIEPYAFSTITPNIGVVDVPDVRLEHIAQVINPDKIVNTTLNFVDVAGLVEGASLGEGMGNQFLSHIRKVDSIAHVVRCFEDDNVPHVSTELNPKRDIEVIELELLLKDVETLDKRIEKTKKTAKGGNKKESEEVEFLTGFRDEINEGIPARSIPVDDDEQDLIDQLFLLSSKPYFFVANIGEGAIGDDNYALLKQVSEAAKERQVPIITLCSKLEAELAEIPQKERAAYSAEMGITESGLDNIVTIGYELLNLITYFTTKSDEVKAWTVIESSEASEAAGKIHSDMEKGFIKADIIKYEDLIEFGSESAVRDQGLVMTVGKNHIIEDGDILHFKFRS